In Aliidongia dinghuensis, one genomic interval encodes:
- a CDS encoding response regulator transcription factor: MRALIIEDNPNTSGSLAFMLKTEGFACQIVALGQDGLGSNARECDIILLDLDLPDMDGFEVARRFRAAGVLTPILMVSGLDGLDHKIKALEFGADDFLAKPFAKSELLTRTHALIRRANGEPDTVIQSGRIVINVDARTAQVDGKPIRLTEGEFAVLLERVAREH, from the coding sequence ATGCGGGCCCTTATTATCGAGGACAATCCGAATACTTCCGGCAGCCTGGCGTTCATGCTGAAGACAGAAGGATTTGCCTGTCAAATCGTCGCCTTGGGTCAGGATGGGCTTGGAAGCAATGCCCGTGAGTGCGACATCATCCTGCTCGACCTGGACCTGCCGGATATGGACGGTTTCGAGGTCGCCCGACGATTTCGTGCGGCTGGAGTGCTGACGCCGATCTTGATGGTTTCGGGCCTCGATGGTCTCGATCACAAGATAAAGGCGTTGGAATTCGGAGCCGATGATTTTCTGGCAAAGCCGTTCGCCAAAAGCGAGCTGCTGACACGCACTCACGCCCTCATCCGCCGGGCCAACGGAGAGCCAGACACGGTCATCCAGTCGGGGCGCATCGTCATAAACGTCGATGCACGGACAGCGCAGGTCGACGGAAAGCCGATACGCTTGACGGAGGGGGAGTTCGCGGTCCTGCTGGAGCGTGTCGCTCGGGAACATTGA
- a CDS encoding ABC transporter permease, which produces MTRHRGMTGQRRIKRATLCRLVLLVGIVGALEILCLDGAIDRLTMPPPHRIVLDMARMLVRGSLDSAIAKTLTNAAIACGLAIVIGIAAAILLHRARPLRRMLDPLFATYYAIPVFAFYPMLIILFGLGDTPQVFIGFMLGVVAVIVNTLNGLDRVPRVLLKTARVNRMDPFETAWRVTLPSAAPYILTGAKLAVAYSLIGIIGAEFILSNGGMGYEISFAYTNFDNATMYPLILLILAVSIAINMALARWEKALMARRGLR; this is translated from the coding sequence ATGACTAGGCATCGCGGCATGACCGGCCAGCGCCGCATCAAACGCGCGACGCTCTGCCGGCTCGTCCTGCTCGTGGGCATCGTGGGTGCGCTGGAGATCCTGTGCCTCGATGGCGCCATCGACCGGCTGACCATGCCGCCGCCGCACCGGATCGTCCTGGACATGGCGCGCATGCTCGTTCGCGGCTCGCTCGACAGCGCGATCGCGAAGACGTTGACCAACGCGGCGATCGCCTGCGGCCTGGCGATCGTCATCGGCATTGCCGCCGCGATCCTGCTGCATCGCGCGCGACCGCTCCGCCGCATGCTGGACCCGCTGTTCGCGACCTATTACGCAATCCCGGTCTTCGCCTTCTACCCGATGCTGATCATCCTGTTCGGCCTCGGCGACACGCCGCAGGTCTTCATCGGCTTCATGCTGGGCGTGGTCGCCGTGATCGTGAACACGCTGAACGGCCTCGACCGGGTGCCGCGCGTGCTGCTGAAAACGGCGCGGGTCAATCGCATGGACCCGTTCGAGACGGCCTGGCGCGTCACCCTGCCCTCAGCCGCGCCCTATATCCTGACCGGCGCCAAGCTCGCCGTCGCCTACTCGCTGATCGGCATCATCGGCGCCGAGTTCATCCTGTCCAACGGCGGCATGGGCTACGAGATCAGCTTCGCCTACACGAATTTCGACAATGCGACGATGTACCCGCTGATCCTGCTCATCCTGGCGGTCTCGATCGCCATCAACATGGCGCTCGCGCGCTGGGAGAAGGCGCTGATGGCCCGACGAGGATTGCGATGA
- the leuD gene encoding 3-isopropylmalate dehydratase small subunit: MTPFVQLTGFMAAMPLANINTDAIIPSAWLRSMTADLAAGLFAGYRFDEAGRERPDFVLNRPPFRTARILLADENFGCGSSREAAVWALARFGIRCVLAPSFADIFYENAFRNGLLAGKLDPATFAALLAEVDRHADNPVFTVDLPSTTIMGPDGIARRFAVPASRAEALIRGDDEIESTLRHAGDIAAFHRAARTTRNWLYPGVRNLGETA; this comes from the coding sequence ATGACGCCGTTCGTCCAGCTGACCGGCTTCATGGCGGCGATGCCGCTCGCCAACATCAATACCGACGCGATCATCCCGTCCGCCTGGCTCCGGAGCATGACGGCAGATCTGGCGGCCGGCCTCTTCGCCGGATACCGGTTCGACGAGGCCGGTCGCGAGCGGCCCGACTTCGTGCTCAATCGCCCGCCGTTCCGCACGGCCCGTATCCTGCTCGCCGATGAGAATTTCGGCTGCGGCAGTTCGCGCGAGGCCGCCGTCTGGGCGCTCGCCCGGTTCGGCATCCGCTGCGTGCTGGCGCCGAGCTTTGCCGACATTTTCTATGAGAACGCCTTCCGCAACGGGCTGCTCGCCGGCAAGCTCGATCCGGCGACGTTCGCCGCCCTGCTCGCGGAGGTCGATCGACATGCAGACAATCCGGTCTTCACCGTCGATCTGCCGAGCACGACCATCATGGGACCGGACGGAATCGCCCGCCGGTTCGCGGTGCCGGCGTCACGCGCCGAGGCGTTGATCCGCGGTGACGACGAGATCGAAAGCACGCTGCGGCATGCGGGCGACATCGCGGCGTTCCATCGCGCCGCCCGGACGACACGGAACTGGCTCTATCCCGGCGTTCGGAACCTGGGGGAAACGGCATGA
- a CDS encoding ABC transporter substrate-binding protein, producing the protein MKTVAAYLVPSLAACTLGAIIAAGPARAEQIVVSNYGVAANGMPFAVAEAKGYFKEEGANVTGILSSAGGGTTLRNMLAGDAPYGEINPNAVISAIEQGADIKIVSDNVLTVAEFIWAVKPDSPIKTVKDLKGRKFGYTNPRSTSQALATLVLQSAGLNTSDAELVKTGGFGEGIAALDIGLVDITPIPEPLWSKFQSKYRPIAKATDLLPPMANVVGVVSVAQAGAKADFIRAVIRARRRAVTFMEQHPDEAGDIIAKPYNLDPEVARSAVRNLISARTAGVEYWGSGQIHLDGLKRIIEVQKMVGAISGDVDAAKIVDNEFLPDDIKAIK; encoded by the coding sequence GTGAAGACAGTCGCAGCCTATCTGGTCCCATCTCTGGCGGCCTGCACGCTCGGTGCGATCATCGCGGCGGGACCGGCCCGCGCCGAGCAGATCGTCGTCAGCAACTACGGCGTCGCGGCGAACGGCATGCCGTTCGCCGTCGCCGAGGCGAAGGGCTATTTCAAGGAGGAAGGCGCCAACGTCACCGGCATCCTGTCCTCGGCCGGCGGCGGCACGACGCTCCGCAACATGCTGGCAGGCGACGCGCCCTATGGCGAGATCAACCCGAACGCCGTCATCTCGGCGATCGAACAGGGCGCCGATATCAAGATCGTCAGCGACAATGTCCTGACCGTCGCGGAATTCATCTGGGCGGTGAAGCCCGACTCCCCGATCAAGACCGTGAAGGACCTGAAAGGCCGCAAGTTCGGCTACACCAACCCCCGCTCGACCAGCCAGGCGCTGGCGACGCTGGTGCTGCAGTCCGCCGGTCTCAACACGAGCGACGCGGAGCTGGTCAAGACCGGCGGCTTCGGCGAGGGCATCGCGGCCCTCGATATCGGCCTGGTCGACATCACACCGATCCCCGAGCCGCTCTGGTCCAAGTTCCAGTCGAAATACCGCCCGATCGCCAAGGCGACCGACCTGCTGCCGCCGATGGCGAACGTCGTCGGCGTCGTCTCCGTCGCGCAAGCCGGCGCCAAGGCCGACTTCATCCGGGCGGTGATCCGGGCGCGCCGGCGCGCCGTCACCTTCATGGAGCAGCATCCCGACGAGGCCGGCGACATCATCGCCAAGCCCTATAATCTCGATCCGGAAGTGGCGCGCAGCGCCGTCCGCAACCTCATTTCCGCCCGCACGGCCGGGGTGGAATATTGGGGCAGCGGGCAGATCCATCTCGACGGGCTGAAACGCATCATCGAGGTGCAGAAGATGGTCGGCGCGATTTCGGGCGACGTCGACGCCGCGAAGATCGTCGACAACGAGTTCCTGCCCGACGACATCAAGGCAATCAAATGA
- a CDS encoding ABC transporter ATP-binding protein, whose amino-acid sequence MTGPKHFPRSGTPVSLRGVDKIFDGTDGQGFHALGPIDLELRQGEFFAVVGPSGCGKSTLLELIAGLSTATRGEVTFEGQPIHGKIPEGVGVVFQEDASFPWLTVVDNIAFGLKRMKIAPAERQRRIDWALALMGLTSFARSYPAQLSGGMRQRVCIARTLVTEPRLILLDEPFGALDQQTRLLMGDEVLNLWRKTGATIFLITHALDEAAMLADRIGVMSSRPGRLIDIVETGWSRDRDSRIVEDEAFGVVTARLWRSLREESMKSMGRPGIAA is encoded by the coding sequence ATGACCGGCCCCAAGCATTTTCCGCGGAGCGGAACGCCCGTCTCGCTCCGAGGGGTCGACAAGATCTTCGACGGGACCGACGGCCAGGGGTTCCATGCGCTGGGCCCGATCGACCTCGAGCTCAGGCAGGGCGAATTCTTCGCCGTCGTCGGCCCGTCCGGCTGCGGGAAGTCGACGCTGCTCGAGCTCATCGCCGGGCTCTCGACCGCGACCCGCGGCGAGGTCACGTTCGAGGGCCAACCGATCCACGGCAAGATCCCCGAAGGGGTCGGCGTCGTCTTCCAGGAAGACGCCTCCTTCCCCTGGCTTACGGTCGTCGACAATATCGCGTTCGGCCTGAAGCGCATGAAGATCGCGCCGGCGGAACGCCAGCGGCGGATCGACTGGGCGCTCGCCCTCATGGGACTGACCTCGTTCGCCCGCAGCTATCCGGCTCAGTTGTCGGGCGGCATGCGGCAGCGGGTCTGCATCGCCCGCACGCTCGTCACCGAGCCGCGCCTCATTCTGCTCGACGAGCCGTTCGGGGCACTCGACCAGCAGACCCGGCTGCTGATGGGCGACGAAGTGCTGAACCTGTGGCGCAAGACGGGCGCCACAATCTTCCTCATCACGCACGCACTCGACGAGGCGGCGATGCTGGCGGACCGGATCGGCGTCATGTCGTCCCGCCCGGGCCGGCTGATCGACATCGTCGAGACCGGCTGGTCGCGCGATCGCGACAGCCGGATCGTCGAGGACGAGGCGTTCGGCGTCGTGACCGCACGGCTCTGGCGTTCGCTGCGCGAGGAATCGATGAAGTCGATGGGCCGCCCGGGCATCGCGGCATGA
- a CDS encoding ABC transporter permease, translating to MNRSAREAMLNALGLAALVLVAWQLLYWIVGEIAFRSPAETLVFTAKLISTSAFQTHLAETAQAFGVALLLAILIGLAIGFLLGLSRFASEVLEPVLVALYSIPKITLYPILLLMFGLGISAKIAFGTLHGIVPIALFTIAAVRNVRPVFLKSGRVMGLDPLAMIGRILLPAALPEIFAGLRIGFSLTLIGTLLGEMFASQRGLGYLLMNAIGLHNIDLIMALTLLLTLFAGAASGLMLYLGGRLPERA from the coding sequence ATGAACCGATCGGCCAGAGAGGCGATGCTGAATGCGCTCGGGCTCGCCGCCCTGGTGCTCGTCGCCTGGCAACTGCTCTACTGGATCGTCGGCGAGATCGCGTTCCGCTCGCCGGCCGAGACATTGGTCTTCACGGCGAAGCTCATCTCGACGAGCGCGTTCCAGACCCATCTGGCGGAGACTGCGCAGGCTTTCGGTGTGGCGCTGCTGCTCGCCATCCTGATCGGCCTCGCGATCGGCTTCCTGCTCGGGCTCAGCCGGTTCGCGAGCGAGGTGCTGGAGCCGGTGCTGGTGGCGCTCTACTCCATTCCGAAGATCACGCTCTACCCGATCCTGCTTCTGATGTTCGGGCTCGGCATCTCGGCCAAGATCGCATTCGGCACGCTCCATGGCATCGTCCCGATCGCGCTCTTTACGATCGCCGCAGTGCGCAATGTCCGGCCGGTCTTCCTCAAGAGTGGACGCGTCATGGGCCTCGACCCGCTGGCGATGATCGGCCGGATCCTGCTGCCGGCGGCCCTGCCGGAGATCTTCGCCGGCCTCAGGATCGGCTTTTCCTTGACGCTTATCGGCACGTTGCTGGGTGAGATGTTCGCCTCGCAGCGGGGCTTGGGCTACCTGCTCATGAACGCGATCGGCCTGCACAACATCGATCTCATCATGGCGCTCACCCTGTTGCTCACGCTGTTCGCCGGCGCTGCGAGCGGCCTCATGCTGTATCTCGGCGGACGCCTGCCGGAGCGTGCGTAA
- a CDS encoding isocitrate lyase/PEP mutase family protein, which translates to MKRATIREALEREQPLATPLAHDALSARLIEEAGFHAFTIGGSALLAARHAYPDIGLIGLTDMVQGIGDIAAASRLPFLADADDGYGDVKSVARTVAAYEAIGVGGLLLEDQDRDRKQQRADKAAAVVDEAVIEGKLRAALAARRDPETLIIGRTDAYGPLGLDAAMRRGERFLALGVDGIFIAGLKTEEDYRRVGAAFKGAFLSAAMFEGGDTPWLTPAELGAMGFRHVSFPASLIFRTVAALRDGLQALRRHADGTEPLRPFADAASVRATLDRAVDLARWRAIEVANEDRAHDR; encoded by the coding sequence ATGAAACGAGCGACCATCCGCGAAGCCCTCGAGCGCGAGCAGCCGCTTGCGACACCGCTTGCCCATGACGCGCTGTCGGCGCGGCTGATCGAAGAGGCGGGCTTTCACGCCTTCACGATCGGCGGCTCGGCCCTGCTCGCCGCCCGCCATGCCTATCCGGACATCGGTCTCATCGGCCTCACGGACATGGTGCAGGGCATCGGCGACATCGCCGCAGCCTCGCGATTGCCGTTCCTCGCCGATGCAGATGACGGCTATGGCGACGTCAAAAGCGTCGCGCGCACGGTCGCCGCCTACGAGGCGATCGGCGTCGGCGGCTTGCTGCTCGAGGACCAGGACCGTGACCGCAAGCAGCAGCGCGCCGACAAGGCCGCCGCCGTAGTCGACGAGGCGGTGATCGAGGGGAAGCTCAGGGCCGCGCTTGCCGCCCGCCGCGATCCGGAGACGCTCATCATCGGACGGACCGACGCCTACGGCCCGCTCGGCCTCGACGCCGCCATGCGCCGCGGCGAGCGCTTCCTGGCGCTCGGCGTCGACGGTATCTTCATTGCCGGCCTCAAGACGGAAGAGGATTACCGGCGTGTCGGTGCGGCCTTCAAGGGAGCCTTCCTGTCAGCGGCCATGTTCGAAGGCGGCGACACGCCATGGCTGACGCCGGCCGAGCTCGGCGCGATGGGCTTCCGGCATGTCTCGTTCCCGGCCAGCCTGATCTTCCGGACGGTTGCGGCCCTCCGCGACGGCCTTCAGGCGCTCCGCCGTCATGCCGACGGCACGGAGCCGCTCCGCCCGTTCGCCGATGCCGCGTCGGTCCGCGCGACGCTCGACCGGGCGGTCGACCTCGCACGCTGGCGCGCGATCGAGGTCGCCAACGAAGATCGGGCGCACGACCGCTAG